A stretch of DNA from Besnoitia besnoiti strain Bb-Ger1 chromosome II, whole genome shotgun sequence:
TCTTCGAAAACAACGGGCAATATCAGCATTGCTTCGTGTACCTCGAACTGCGTCCAGTAGCCCTTTCCGTCTTGGGGGTAGCTGGCGAATCCTCCAAAGGTAGTCGCAATTTTCTGTTTTTCGACTTTTTCCTTTTGCACGCGTTGGCTGTCGATCTCGGCCGACACCTCTgccgtctcttctgcgccgtcctccccgagggccgcggcggcaggaagCTGTCTGTGGAGTCTTCGTCTTCAGTCTCCACGACTCCAGGCTGCCCAAGGAGACTGTCGGGCGGGGGCGCTTGCCAGGAGTCGTGCGGACCATTCGCGCCGCTCCAGTAGAGCGTAAGCGCGGCGGGGAAATCAGAGAAAAGCTCAACTGCCGCAGCCATCGCGTTGTGATACGTCAGCGCGACCAGCTGCATGTCCACGCCGGCGCCCAAGGGCACCTTCCAGTACCTGTCATACAGAGCAAAGACACTCCTGCGTGGGACGCGTCGATAAATCTGTTCAGTGTGCCGCAACACGCGCGTCAATGAATTCAAGGACGCTTACTCAgctgtatatgtgtatgcaaACGCACGTAAATGCCCACAGATACATAGGGTGCTCGGGGCTGTGAAGAAATACGGCGTCCAAGGCGCCGTCCCCACCGCCCAGGCAGAATAAtaatatgcatgcatatatataaatgcaCGTggatacatatatgtatatacacatatataaatacatagatttagatatatatatatccatatacaTTGTGTTTTTATACACAGATTTCTGGAGGCATGGGGGACGAGCCGGCTTACTGGACGTTGTCTGAAGCAATAGGCAGGGTCGTTTTTCCGTTTTGCGCGGGCGTTGTCTTGGAGGCGAGGATTGTGTCGAGAAATCCCTTCTGCTGGTCGACTTGCTGCACGAGTTGCTGGACTGCAAGGACGAGGTTGCTGCCCCCCTGCTGGCGAATCCACTCGTTCCACTGCGTGTGAAACAGAAAGCACATGTACGCGGGCACGAGCGACTCGGGAAAGGCCAACACGAcgacaggcggcggagaggagctgGGGGAAGGAAACGTGGTTTTGGCGGCGCCCCAAGGAAACTGCGTCTCCGAGGACGAGTGCATgccgctctgcagctccggGCTCAAACCATTCCACTCGTGTGGATTGTTCCCGACGcccctgaaaaaaaaaaaagcaaacACACACCATTCACCCACGTCACACAGACCTCCTCGCGACCCTCtacgccgcgcagctgtccTTGGACGCACGCAGTGAGTACGCActcatacatacatacatgtatatacatgtatatgcatatatatatatatatgcaggtATGCATGTGTGAGGTGGCAGACGCAGGAGTTCATGGACTGGggagctgcgaggcgaggcgactcGATTCCTCATTTCGAAGCAAGGAGTAGCTGGAGGGCACGGTGTGGAACCCtaggaagccgcgcggctggctAGCTCCGCGTCGGTTGTGTCTGCATGGCGAACTCAGTCTCTGCGCCTGATTGGATTTGTGTGTGGAGAGAGTTTCGAGGGCACtcgtcgccgcagaggaagctcTGGGGTCGGCGTTTCCGCGTACCAGTGCATGAAAAGTTGCTTTTGATCGTTCGGATTGAAGACTGGGCCCTGAAAGGCGAAGATGACCTCCACAGTGCCTTCGGTTTTgcctggcgccggcggctgttTCCTCACAGTGCATTTGAGCTGTCGATTCCCTTCGAGGTAGTACGTGGCAgtcgcctcctcagccttggcgcgcagcggcgcaaatgcgagagcggcgctgTCGGCCGGGTCGGCTCCTGTGTGCTCGGCTCCCATTTCGTTTGTCCTGGAAGGAACTAAAACCGTCTGTTGGAGCGGGCTTGAGCTTCATGCAGGCCACGTAGACCGTGTTGAAATGACGGTGTGCCAGGCTGACGGCTGAAAgcgttcgcgtcgccgcgaaaGGAAGCCACACGTCAGCCATGCACGGAGGGTGAATTCGCGCACTCACGAAAGCAGCGGCGGGTAGTGCACAAGAGTGTGCTGGCTGCGAATTCACCTGCGACGAAGTAGACCCTGCTATAGAAGTGGAGAACAAACGCACTCCCGCACGCGAACGAGTCGCATCCGCAAATCAACGCAAAACACACAAAACGCCCGACACCCGTTGAGAATAAGGGTTCCCTACCATTGAgaaacgcgccgcgcgtgcggcgcccaCGGAATGGCGAAAGTTGCGGAAAGCCACCGGAAACGAGAGACCGCACCACTCACGCCAGATAGCAGAGAGACCCCGACGTGGCTCGCCACGGATAAAAACAGACGAGACTCAGGCATTTGAACCTTTGAAGAGCCCTGAAACTACTGGTGGTTCAGGCGCAACAAGCCGCTGCTACTGCGCAATCCGGATTCGAGCGCCAGGTATCGCCAACAACAGCGATGTCTAGACTGCATGCTCCTTCGTTGTCAGCTGTCGGTTGCGACCTAGCCGTTGGCGTGTGCGGACTTCCCGATTCTAACACGTCATCACTTTGCGTCGAATGCATTCTGCTTGCTGTCCGCCGATTTTGCAATCCGATGCGGAACTCTTGTTGCGAAACTAGCCTAGCGAGCCTGCTTAATAACGCTGGCAAGTCTGCGCCGTTGAGCGCGGTGTGCGCCAGATGTCGGCGGAGCGGCAAACAGGGACGTGAGAGGAACCTGAAAGCCTGTGTGCGGTGACCAAGGTCGGAGCGCTACCAGAAACGTTCGCTGGTCGCGGGTCGAGT
This window harbors:
- a CDS encoding putative alpha-glucan water dikinase 1 (encoded by transcript BESB_035730) yields the protein MGAEHTGADPADSAALAFAPLRAKAEEATATYYLEGNRQLKCTVRKQPPAPGKTEGTVEVIFAFQGPVFNPNDQKQLFMHWGVGNNPHEWNGLSPELQSGMHSSSETQFPWGAAKTTFPSPSSSPPPVVVLAFPESLVPAYMCFLFHTQWNEWIRQQGGSNLVLAVQQLVQQVDQQKGFLDTILASKTTPAQNGKTTLPIASDNVQYWKVPLGAGVDMQLVALTYHNAMAAAVELFSDFPAALTLYWSGANGPHDSWQAPPPDSLLGQPGVVETEDEDSTDSFLPPRPSGRTAQKRRQRCRPRSTANACKRKKSKNRKLRLPLEDSPATPKTERATGRSSRYTKQC